The Zingiber officinale cultivar Zhangliang chromosome 2A, Zo_v1.1, whole genome shotgun sequence genomic sequence ATTTGGAAGACTTGGTGGCATGTTTTGATTTGTGATTGAGACTTCAAGTGGACCCTTGGCAATGGATAAAAAGAAGAAAGGTTTCAAATATTCTCCATTGTGTGAAATTCATGCAAAGATCTCATTTGAAGAATCAAATTGATGAGGATCATGTAGCTGGTGTGACTACCTTGCCACATGGGACATCGGAGTTTCCTCCCCTAGGACAGACTCAAGGAGTGCCAAGTTCACCATCACCGAATGTGGTGGAGACCCCATCGGAACAGCAACCTCTGGTAGCAAACAGTTAAACGGAAGAATGCAACAAGACTACGAGAAATGGAGGGGGCAAGCAACCTCAACAAAAGAAGTCTTGGGCTAATCTTTTCAAAGATAATCGAAAGACGAAACTCGCCATGTCACTGAATCAATATGAAGCTAAGGGGGAAAGACTTAGTTTTGACTATGATGACATTGATAGTGTCGAAGATGCAATGGGGTTCTGTTTGGTCGGTTGCTTCATGGGCCGACACCCTGGGATAGATGACATCAGAATTATTGGTGCTCGATGGAAGATTAAGCACACATATTTCTTACACAAGAATGAGTCGGTGGTCTACCGCTTTGACACAGAGGAAGATCGTGAAAAGTTTATAAAGGGAGGACCATACTTTATCTTTGGAATACctatttttttgaaaatcatgCCAAGGTGTTTTCTCTTCAATGAAAACTATCGCTTTGTCCCTACTTGGATTCAAATCCATGGGCTACTATCGGATTGTTGGACATAAAAGGTGCTAAGTATGATTGGATCGGAGGTGGGTAAACCGCTTTACATAGATAACTTAACGCCTACAAGAGACTGCTTGGCGTATGCTAGACTTTTGGTGAAAATTTCGACGATTGGAGAGAGGGTGTATGAGGTCCCCATCACTTTGCCTAGTAAAGTTCAAATTGACCTCCGTATCATTTATGAAAGCTTATCGGAATTCTGTGAAGTGTGTAAAAGATTGGGTCATTGTTTGGGCACTTGTCGTCGAAATGACGCCCCAACGGGATAACATGTAAATCGGTTAGGTCCTAATGCAACATGTTGCAAATGGACAGCGACAATGGAGGCCAAGTTCGCAATCAGTAAGAGAACGGGGGAGAACAAGAACGAGACAGCAATGGAGGCCGGCTCAACAAAGACAAAATGTGGAAATTGTTGTTGAAACCCAAGTCGTTGGAGTCCAAGGTGTTGTTGATCAAGTTGGACTACAAGGTGATATTGACCGTAATGTTGTTGTCCAAAATGTTGAAGACGTTAGAGACTAAATTGTTGATGAAGTTGTTGTCCAAAATATTGAAGACGTTGGAGCCAAGGTTGTTGACCAAGATGTTGTCCACAATTTTGAAGACATTGGTGTCCAAGGAAAAATTGCTAAAATCATGGAAGTCAAAAATTTTGAAGCTACTGTAGTTGTTGATCAATCCGTGGAAGTCCAATGTCTTTAAAGCCAAGATGGAGTCCATTTTTATCAGGTTGGCATCCACAGAGAGGCTCACATTGCAAAACTTCCACCATTAGTCAACACAAGTGCTGTTGAAGAACTATGACAGCAGGCGGCAACATCCAGCAGGGGGAGCTCCGTTTCTTCCTCCACGACATTAAGTGAAATATTATCATCTACATCTAATGAGTCTTCTTTCTCCTCCATTCCTACAGCTACTACCTCAACTGCAAATGAAGACACAAAAGGAACTACAAAGGAGGTGATGCCGACACCAAGTTGTGGGAGACAACTTCAGGCGCGAACAACCCGCCATGGTGGTCAATGAAGGTTGCTGCGTGGAATATTAAGGGTTTTCACAAACCCCTAAAACATGGGGGAGTGCAACACCTCCTCCAACAAAAAGATATCCAAATTATGGCTTTAATGGAGACAAAACTCAATGAAGATTCTTTAAGTCCCATATTACAAAGAAAGTTTATAGGTATGTGTTATGCGCATAATTTTGATTTCTCTAACCATGGTAGGATACTTCTTCTTTGGGAAATGCACAAGGTAGATGTGGATATTATCTTGACCACCGAATAATATATACATTGTCATGTTCGTTGTCGTATCTCTAGCAGGAGATTCTTGGTGATCTTTGTTTATGAACTTCACTCTATTGTCACAAGAAGACCTCTGTGGGAAGCTCTTACTGATATTGGGGATACCATTTCTGAAGCTTGGATGATCATGGGTGATTTCAACTCATTCCTATCTATTCATGAAAAATAAGGTGGTTCTCTGGTTACAAATCATGAAATGAGAGACATGCAGATTTTTGCTCAAGCTTGTGGTTTGGTGGATCTTCGGTCTGTTGGATGTCGCCTTACATGGTCAAATGGTAATGTTTCTTGTAAGTTGGATTGAGATCTTGTAAACTCTTTTTGGCTAATAACAGATTTTGATGCGTATGCGGAATTTACGGGCCCTGGATGTATTTCGGATAATTCTTGCACTATTGTTCATACGTTAGCCAAGGATCGTACCCCAAATACACCATTTAAATTTCTCAACATGTGGACATTGCACAAGGATTTTTTGAAGGTTGTGGGGGATTCATGGGTAGCCCCGGTGATGGGCAATGCGTAATTCATCCTAAAGACAAAGTTGTTTCGATTGAAGAAGTGTTTGAAGGAGTTAAACAAAAATCATTTTGGTCACATTTCGGAGAAAGCTAGAAGAGCAAAAGATGAGCTTGCGGAGATACAAAAGGGCATTCTTGATGGTGGTCTAATTCCCTTAGAGTACAACCATGTGAGGAAGAAAACTACCCTACTTATGGAGGCGGAAAGATAATTTTATcaacaaagggcaaagaacatttACTTGAGGAGTTCGAACAAGTGCACAAAGTTCTTTCATGATGTGGTAAATGACAAAACAACTTTGAAATTCCAGAAAAAAGTATCCCTTTCTTCTCCGGAGCTTTCTCATTAAATAGAATTGCTTTACAATTTATCTTTAGTAACAAAGTAAATATAGCTACCATATTAATTACTGATAATCTAATTTAAGTATGTACTAATTACAAATAATCTACTCTAGGTAATAATATATACACAGCTAATTAGCACAATTATGGCAAAGTAAATTCCATATTTAATAGGCCATAATATCTGCCATTGATATCCCCCCTCAAATTGATGCTGGATGATCAACAAGCATCAATTTGTCAATAAGAAAGTGATGACGATGTCGGGAGAGAGCTTTAGTAAACACATTAGTAATTTGGAATTCAGTGGTTATATGTGGAAGAGTGATGACACAAGCATCATATGCCTCACGAATAGAATGACAATCTACTTCGATGTGTTTGGTGCGTTCGTGAAATACTGGATTAGCAGCAATTTGAATAGCACTAGTATTATCTGCATGAAGTGGAGTAGGTTCAAGTTGGGAAAACCCAAGTTCACCCAACAGTCCCCGAAGCCAAACTATTTCAGAACAAGCAGAGGACATAGCGCGATACTCTGATTCTGTGGAAGACTTAGACACCCGATCTTGCTTCTTACTTTTCCACGCAATAAGAGAGGTACCCAAAAACATGCACCAACCTATAACTGAGCGTCGAGTATCAGAACAACCAACCCAATCAACATCACTATATGCAACCAAACGAATAGGAGAGCCCGTAGAGAAGAAAAGTCCCCGGGAAGAAGTGTCATGCAAATAGCGAATAATGCGTCGAACTGCAGCCAAATGAAAATGTATAGGTGTTTGTAGAAATTGACTAACTTGTTGAACAGAAAAGGCAATATCAGGCCGAGTAATAGTCAGATAGTTCAAGCTCCCCACTAGTTGTCTATATAAAGATGGATCTGGGAGAAAATCACCCTCATCACGACAATATTTAACGTTCACCTCTAAAGGATGATCAACAGAACGACCATCCTGTAGACCAGCCAAAGTCACTATCCCCTGAAGATATTTATGTTGGTGTAAGAAAATTCCAGCTGGAGTAGAGTGTACTTCAAGCCCCAAAAAATAGTGTAAAgatcccaagtctttcatatggAAAGACCCCTGAAGATGCTCTTGAAGCTGAGAAATTAAGACAAAGTCGGACCCTGTAataacaatatcatcaacatataccagGAGCAAGACGATTCCTTTTGCAGTTTTGCACAGGAATAAAGAAGAATCATACTGACTTTGGACAAAAGAGAAGTTAATAAGCGTAGAGCGGAACTTGTTAAACCAAGCACGTGGAGCCTGCTTTAAACCATAGAGTGAACGTTTTAGTTTGCAAACGTCAGAAGAGGGTGTAGAAAATAATCCTGATGGTGGAGTCATATAAATTTcttccttaaaatctccatgcaAAAAGGcatttttcacatccatttgtcgTAATGATCATCCCTTGGAAGCAGCAAAGCAAGGATAAGTCGCACTGTCGTCATCTTAGCTACAGGAGCAAATGTCTCCTCATAATCCACTCCATACTCCTAGCGATTACCAAGTGCCACCAGTCTTCCTTTATATCTATCAATTGAGCCATCAGATCGTAGCTTAATAGAATATACCCATTTACAACCAATGGGCTTAACACCACTTGGGCAAGGAACAATATCCCAAGTGTGGTTCTCCTGAAGAGCCTGAAGTTCATCCTGCATAGCTTTAACCCAGCATGTCTGCTTAGTCGCATGCGAATAAGAGGTAGGAACTGTAGTATCAGCTAAAGTGGCAGAAAAACCATATTTATCAGGAGGATGACGAGTGCGAGAGGATTTTCGAAGAACCATTGGATTAGGATCGGGAAGAGTTTGTGATGGTGAGGTTTTTCGTCGTTGATATATAACACCAGGTATAAAACGATCAGTTGATGGAGAGGTATCTTCAAAATGAGGAAGAAGAATACTTCCAGAAGGAGAAACATGTTGCGGAAAATAATACTCATGCTCAAAGAAAATCACATTTCGGGAAATACGCAAACGATTAGCAATCACATCATAACATAGAAAATCTTTTTGAACATTGTTGTAACCCATAAAAGCACACCGTACAGAGTGAGCTGTAAACTTGTGACGCTCATGAGACGGCAAGTGGACAAAACAAACACACCCAAATGTGTGCAACATGCGATAATCAGGATGCATACCAAAAAGACGATAGTAAGGAGAATCAAAATTCAGTTGTTGAGAGGACAACCGATTAATCA encodes the following:
- the LOC122043992 gene encoding uncharacterized mitochondrial protein AtMg00810-like, translating into MDVKNAFLHGDFKEEIYMTPPSGLFSTPSSDVCKLKRSLYGLKQAPRAWFNKFRSTLINFSFVQSQYDSSLFLCKTAKGIVLLLVYVDDIVITGSDFVLISQLQEHLQGSFHMKDLGSLHYFLGLEVHSTPAGIFLHQHKYLQGIVTLAGLQDGRSVDHPLEVNVKYCRDEGDFLPDPSLYRQLVGSLNYLTITRPDIAFSVQQVSQFLQTPIHFHLAAVRRIIRYLHDTSSRGLFFSTGSPIRLVAYSDVDWVGCSDTRRSVIGWCMFLGTSLIAWKSKKQDRVSKSSTESEYRAMSSACSEIVWLRGLLGELGFSQLEPTPLHADNTSAIQIAANPVFHERTKHIEVDCHSIREAYDACVITLPHITTEFQITNVFTKALSRHRHHFLIDKLMLVDHPASI